One stretch of Actinacidiphila sp. DG2A-62 DNA includes these proteins:
- a CDS encoding ABC transporter permease — protein MNFVKRAGLSLWARKGRTLIVFAAFLVISVMALAGVLINDATAQAEQDAKRSVGAEVNLEMDMRQMASGGSMQAPRIDATTVDKLGALPQVQKYTYSMFDRAILKGKYTLVEGGPADPMGPGGTASVGMLDTSLLPDFRNGKFKLLSGEHLTVADKDKKLLLIEERLAKKNGLKVGDKITLTGNDEKTTADFTVGGIYRDPRPSTEPDTEYGVSPANMLYGTVGGLSALNSEGNGPLQVSQATFLLQDADMQGAFEEKAKRIAGSALDGFKLDVNDKAIQQMTGPLKSIRSTATVAMWLMALAGAAVLALLVNLAVKQRRKEYGVLLAMGEKKGKLIAQQALEILVVAAVAIGLSSLFAPSLTQSASQSLLGEEASSAQKKIDSWKPPAPGSTGIDQGIDPNDKPVENADPIDKITVVLAPADLITVGAVGLGIGLLATAVPAGAVLRLNPRAILTKGK, from the coding sequence ATGAACTTCGTCAAACGCGCAGGCCTCAGCCTGTGGGCTCGCAAGGGCCGCACCCTCATCGTCTTCGCCGCTTTCCTCGTCATCTCCGTGATGGCCCTGGCCGGCGTCCTGATCAACGACGCGACGGCCCAGGCCGAGCAGGACGCCAAGCGCTCCGTGGGCGCCGAGGTCAACCTCGAGATGGATATGCGTCAGATGGCCAGTGGCGGCAGCATGCAGGCCCCGCGCATCGATGCCACGACCGTCGACAAGCTCGGGGCTCTCCCCCAGGTGCAGAAGTACACGTACTCGATGTTTGACCGCGCCATTCTCAAAGGCAAGTACACGTTGGTCGAGGGCGGCCCGGCCGACCCGATGGGCCCCGGCGGCACCGCGAGCGTCGGCATGCTCGACACCTCGCTGCTGCCCGACTTCCGCAACGGCAAGTTCAAGCTCCTGTCTGGTGAGCACCTCACGGTCGCCGACAAGGACAAGAAGCTGCTGCTGATCGAGGAGCGGCTGGCCAAGAAGAACGGTCTCAAGGTCGGCGACAAGATCACACTGACCGGCAACGACGAGAAGACAACGGCCGACTTCACTGTCGGCGGCATCTACCGCGACCCGCGCCCCAGCACCGAACCCGACACCGAATACGGCGTCAGCCCGGCCAACATGTTGTACGGGACGGTGGGCGGCCTCTCCGCACTCAACTCCGAAGGGAACGGACCGCTCCAGGTGAGCCAGGCGACCTTTCTCCTCCAGGACGCTGATATGCAGGGCGCGTTCGAGGAGAAGGCGAAGCGGATTGCCGGCTCGGCGCTCGACGGCTTCAAGCTGGATGTCAACGACAAGGCCATCCAACAGATGACGGGCCCACTCAAAAGCATCCGCTCCACGGCTACCGTCGCCATGTGGCTGATGGCCCTCGCCGGTGCGGCCGTGCTCGCCCTCCTGGTCAACCTCGCCGTCAAGCAACGCCGCAAAGAGTATGGCGTCCTGCTGGCGATGGGTGAGAAGAAGGGCAAGCTCATCGCCCAGCAGGCCCTGGAAATCCTCGTGGTCGCCGCCGTCGCCATCGGTCTGAGCTCCTTGTTCGCCCCGAGCCTGACCCAGAGCGCCAGTCAGTCGCTGCTCGGCGAAGAAGCCTCCTCCGCACAGAAGAAGATCGACTCGTGGAAGCCTCCGGCTCCCGGCAGCACCGGCATCGACCAGGGCATCGACCCGAATGACAAGCCTGTCGAGAATGCCGACCCCATCGACAAGATCACGGTGGTGCTCGCCCCGGCTGACCTCATCACCGTCGGAGCCGTCGGCCTCGGCATCGGCCTGCTCGCCACCGCGGTCCCGGCCGGCGCCGTGCTCCGCCTCAACCCCCGCGCCATCCTCACGAAGGGCAAATGA
- a CDS encoding sensor histidine kinase: protein MNLRALLRRLPFRAHLAAAISGLFLLTGVALLAFVVVLARYGTAQQVDGMETTYGTEAGSAVPNVPWHSTGRTQPSLARPDHDVAEIRMIDETVQAVQTTALRQTVLWSAVGLLIMALLAGLLGWWLAGRALRPVVSMTEAARRISEQNLHQRLALVGPDDELHRLADTFDTMLDRLEKSFESRRRFVANASHELKTPLAVQRASLQVGLSDPLPEGLAAVREDLLAANREAEQLINALLLLARSDRALEQTESVDLTATARLVSAELGSEATRNGVHVDVDSDAPLNVSGDPVLLHHLLTNVIRNAIQYNHPGGHVLVRFDAPWVTVANTGPPVPSERIPDLFEPFRRLDGDRTATTGHGLGLSIASSIAEAHCATLTARPGTEGDSFSPCAFPEP, encoded by the coding sequence ATGAATCTCCGGGCGCTGCTGAGGAGACTGCCTTTCCGTGCCCACCTCGCCGCGGCCATCTCCGGGCTCTTCCTGCTCACTGGGGTCGCCCTGCTGGCCTTCGTGGTGGTGCTCGCCCGCTACGGGACGGCGCAGCAGGTCGATGGAATGGAGACCACGTACGGTACGGAGGCCGGCAGCGCGGTCCCGAACGTGCCGTGGCACTCCACGGGGAGAACGCAACCATCCCTGGCCAGGCCCGACCACGATGTCGCCGAGATCCGGATGATCGACGAGACGGTGCAGGCCGTGCAGACTACCGCGCTGCGCCAGACGGTGCTCTGGTCGGCCGTCGGGCTGCTGATCATGGCACTCCTTGCCGGACTGCTCGGATGGTGGCTGGCCGGGCGGGCGCTGCGCCCCGTCGTCTCCATGACCGAGGCCGCCCGCCGCATCAGCGAACAGAACCTCCACCAGCGCCTCGCGCTCGTCGGCCCCGACGACGAACTTCACCGCCTCGCCGACACATTCGACACCATGCTGGATCGGCTGGAGAAGTCTTTCGAGAGTCGACGCCGCTTTGTCGCTAACGCCTCCCACGAACTCAAAACGCCTCTCGCCGTCCAGCGTGCCAGCCTCCAGGTCGGTCTCTCCGACCCCCTTCCCGAGGGCCTCGCCGCCGTCCGTGAGGACCTGCTCGCCGCCAACCGCGAGGCCGAACAGCTGATCAACGCCCTTCTGCTGCTGGCCCGCAGCGACCGCGCCCTGGAGCAGACCGAGAGCGTGGACCTCACAGCCACCGCAAGGCTCGTGTCCGCGGAACTCGGCTCCGAGGCAACCCGGAACGGCGTGCACGTCGATGTCGACAGCGATGCCCCACTGAATGTTTCCGGCGACCCCGTTCTGCTGCATCACCTGCTGACGAACGTGATCCGCAACGCCATCCAGTACAACCACCCCGGCGGCCACGTCCTCGTACGGTTCGACGCCCCATGGGTGACGGTGGCCAACACAGGCCCCCCCGTGCCGTCCGAACGGATACCTGACTTGTTCGAACCCTTCCGCCGCCTCGACGGGGATCGCACCGCTACCACGGGCCACGGGCTGGGCCTGTCCATCGCCTCTTCGATTGCCGAGGCCCACTGCGCCACGCTGACGGCGCGACCCGGCACCGAGGGGGACTCATTCTCACCCTGCGCTTTCCCTGAGCCATGA
- a CDS encoding NADP-dependent oxidoreductase — protein sequence MKAARFRRFGGPEVLEIVDLPDPRPGPGQVRIAVRAAGINASDWKKRQGLMDPELPQTLGYEAAGVVDLLGEGVVDVAVGERVFGFCDDGTAQAESAVLAHYAPVPPSLDFAGAAALPAAVETATRALDQLGVRGGTLLVNGASGNVGSAAVQLAVARGARVIGTASPANHEYLRSLGAEPVAYGEGLAERVRALAPGGVDLALDVAGSGVLAELIGLAGGPEHVVTVADFAGAREHGVRFSRGDTGRAVHALAGIGALVESGRFSLPVARTFPLADIAQAHRVGEAGGVRGKLVLLVG from the coding sequence ATGAAGGCAGCCCGCTTCCGCCGGTTCGGCGGCCCGGAGGTCCTGGAGATCGTGGACCTTCCCGATCCGCGCCCGGGGCCCGGGCAGGTGCGGATCGCGGTGCGCGCGGCGGGGATCAACGCCAGCGACTGGAAGAAGCGCCAGGGCCTGATGGACCCGGAGCTGCCGCAGACGCTCGGCTACGAGGCCGCGGGCGTCGTCGACCTGCTGGGCGAGGGCGTCGTCGACGTGGCCGTCGGTGAGCGGGTGTTCGGCTTCTGCGACGACGGGACCGCCCAGGCCGAGTCGGCGGTGCTGGCGCACTACGCGCCCGTCCCGCCGTCGCTCGACTTCGCCGGCGCCGCAGCGCTGCCGGCCGCCGTCGAGACCGCCACCCGCGCGCTCGACCAGCTCGGCGTCCGGGGCGGCACGCTCCTGGTCAACGGCGCCTCGGGAAACGTGGGCAGCGCGGCGGTCCAGCTCGCCGTGGCACGCGGCGCCCGCGTGATCGGCACCGCGAGCCCCGCCAACCACGAGTACCTGCGCTCGCTGGGCGCCGAGCCGGTGGCCTACGGGGAGGGACTCGCCGAGCGGGTCCGCGCGCTCGCGCCGGGCGGCGTCGACCTGGCGCTCGACGTCGCCGGGAGCGGCGTGCTGGCCGAGCTGATCGGGCTGGCGGGCGGCCCGGAACACGTCGTCACGGTCGCCGACTTCGCGGGTGCGCGCGAGCACGGAGTGAGGTTCAGCCGCGGGGACACGGGCCGCGCGGTCCACGCGCTGGCCGGAATCGGCGCACTGGTCGAGTCCGGGCGCTTCTCGCTCCCGGTCGCGCGGACCTTCCCGCTCGCCGACATCGCGCAGGCGCACCGCGTCGGCGAGGCGGGCGGGGTGCGCGGGAAGCTGGTGCTGCTGGTCGGCTGA
- a CDS encoding response regulator transcription factor — MRVLVAEDHHVLARTIATGLRRQTMAVDIAATGDEAERMCQATAYDVLILDRDLPVMTGDEVCLRLRERSDVPRILMLTAAGGLSDTIYGLTALGADDYLAKPFDFTELVARVRALGRRVPKPPPTVLRFGSITMDETRRNVSVDGRPLELTPKEFAVLCRLLRADGAPVPHDELLRTVWDEHLDPRTSAVRVTVSRLRSKLGDDGLILVDKGKGYRLCE, encoded by the coding sequence ATGAGAGTCCTGGTAGCCGAGGACCACCACGTCCTCGCCCGTACCATCGCCACCGGCCTGCGCCGCCAGACGATGGCCGTCGACATCGCCGCCACCGGCGACGAGGCCGAGCGGATGTGTCAGGCCACCGCCTACGACGTGCTGATCCTCGACCGCGACCTGCCGGTCATGACAGGCGACGAAGTGTGCTTGCGGCTGCGCGAACGCTCCGACGTGCCGCGAATACTGATGCTGACCGCGGCCGGCGGACTCTCGGACACGATTTACGGTCTTACCGCGCTCGGCGCGGACGACTACCTGGCCAAACCCTTCGACTTCACCGAACTTGTGGCCCGGGTGCGGGCGTTGGGCCGCCGCGTCCCCAAGCCGCCGCCCACTGTGCTGCGCTTCGGAAGCATCACCATGGACGAGACGCGGCGCAACGTGTCCGTGGACGGCCGGCCACTGGAGCTGACACCGAAGGAATTCGCGGTCCTGTGCCGGCTGCTCCGGGCGGACGGCGCCCCAGTGCCCCACGACGAACTCCTACGCACCGTCTGGGATGAACACCTCGACCCGCGCACCAGCGCGGTCCGTGTCACCGTCAGCCGGCTGCGCAGCAAACTCGGTGACGACGGCCTGATCCTCGTCGACAAGGGAAAGGGGTACCGGCTGTGCGAATGA
- a CDS encoding ABC transporter permease, which produces MNFVKRAGMSLGGRKSKTAALLAIFVVMCALIFGGFLLQAAAARQVAGAQRTIGVDVTVQKKSLTPALVDRLGTFYLVHRYTPELPVRAGARDFTPLTSSTPKPGGGSTGKEEQQVPLTVHGVRDSGMLLPFSYGSTKITAGRGINPGDAGRGTAVIEQRLADKNHLKVGDTIQVRSTDGKRTAALTVVGVFQDATQDPSGWTPPHELPGNTLYVPVGTARELATGTASVSDAMFRIGSPDQAERLHAQAERLLGAGSFDFRVNDKAYRDQVRPIQQVGTFAALIVWVVGLAGALILGLIVTLQIRERRAELGVLLAMGEKKWKLIGQHAVEVTAVALPAVALAALAGRLAGQPAGDAFLGRQDDKPAAADRVPDADIAPPTLRVEPAIVGKVAGIELGISLVSTAIPGIGILRLHPRSILADIE; this is translated from the coding sequence ATGAACTTCGTCAAGCGTGCCGGGATGAGCCTTGGCGGCAGAAAGTCCAAGACGGCGGCCCTGCTGGCGATCTTCGTCGTGATGTGCGCCCTCATCTTCGGCGGTTTCCTGTTGCAGGCCGCCGCCGCCCGCCAGGTAGCGGGCGCGCAACGCACCATCGGCGTCGACGTGACCGTCCAGAAGAAGAGTCTCACCCCAGCCCTGGTTGACCGGCTCGGCACCTTTTACCTGGTGCACCGCTATACCCCTGAGCTTCCGGTCCGGGCTGGGGCGCGCGACTTCACGCCGCTGACGTCGAGCACGCCGAAGCCGGGCGGCGGCAGCACCGGGAAGGAGGAGCAGCAGGTCCCGCTAACCGTGCACGGTGTCCGTGACTCGGGCATGCTGTTGCCGTTCTCGTACGGCTCGACGAAGATCACGGCGGGCCGCGGCATCAATCCCGGTGACGCGGGCCGCGGCACCGCGGTGATCGAGCAGCGCCTGGCCGACAAGAACCACCTGAAGGTGGGCGACACCATCCAGGTGCGCTCCACGGACGGCAAACGCACGGCAGCCCTGACGGTCGTCGGTGTTTTCCAGGACGCGACCCAGGACCCGTCGGGGTGGACGCCACCGCACGAACTGCCCGGCAACACCTTGTACGTACCGGTGGGCACGGCGCGGGAGCTCGCTACCGGTACGGCTTCGGTCAGCGACGCGATGTTCAGGATCGGATCGCCGGACCAAGCCGAGCGGCTGCACGCCCAGGCCGAGCGGCTCCTCGGAGCGGGCAGTTTCGACTTCCGCGTCAACGACAAAGCCTACCGGGACCAGGTCCGGCCCATTCAGCAGGTGGGCACCTTCGCGGCGCTGATCGTCTGGGTGGTCGGGCTGGCCGGTGCTCTGATCCTCGGCCTTATCGTGACGCTGCAGATCCGCGAACGGCGCGCCGAACTCGGAGTGTTGCTCGCGATGGGTGAGAAGAAGTGGAAGCTCATCGGCCAGCACGCCGTGGAGGTGACGGCTGTGGCTTTGCCTGCCGTCGCGCTCGCGGCGCTGGCCGGGCGGTTGGCCGGACAGCCCGCGGGTGACGCGTTCCTTGGCCGTCAGGACGACAAGCCGGCCGCGGCCGACCGTGTACCGGATGCCGATATCGCCCCGCCCACGCTACGGGTCGAGCCGGCCATCGTCGGCAAGGTCGCTGGCATCGAACTCGGTATCTCCCTTGTCTCCACTGCCATCCCGGGAATCGGGATTCTGCGCCTGCACCCCCGCTCCATCCTCGCTGACATCGAATAG
- a CDS encoding replication-relaxation family protein — protein sequence MLVPADEAASDARCARPDYCPRFNGAGSVGGRTTGGKASAKTGLRERGLAVVDTVLAFHSADAADAGDWQREAAHPTPAGPLIPGAVVLLATGRCAFVELDRGTMSNAHLSAKVDRYAAYRTAPPSGRGNAAPAPSNHWQEHYAGHDLERAFPQLLVVFARAAPRRRPGRRSSWPRPPVRNRSGAFSPHALLARVVLLFQRLLGVWPGLPGRPDVVHCARDRPTKLQPVAGGFGVTTAPWRLPPVLPLG from the coding sequence GTGCTCGTCCCGGCCGACGAGGCGGCGAGCGACGCGCGGTGCGCGCGTCCGGACTACTGCCCGCGTTTCAACGGGGCGGGGTCGGTCGGCGGCCGGACCACGGGAGGCAAGGCGTCGGCGAAGACGGGCCTGCGCGAGCGCGGGCTGGCCGTGGTCGACACCGTCCTCGCCTTCCACTCCGCGGACGCGGCCGACGCGGGGGACTGGCAGCGGGAGGCGGCGCATCCGACACCGGCCGGGCCGCTGATCCCCGGCGCCGTGGTGCTGCTCGCCACGGGGCGGTGCGCGTTCGTGGAACTGGACCGCGGCACGATGTCTAACGCCCACCTGTCGGCGAAGGTCGACCGCTACGCCGCCTACCGCACTGCGCCGCCGTCGGGGCGTGGCAACGCCGCCCCCGCGCCGAGCAACCACTGGCAAGAGCACTACGCCGGCCACGACCTGGAGCGGGCGTTCCCGCAGCTGCTGGTGGTGTTCGCCCGCGCCGCGCCACGCCGCAGACCCGGGAGGCGGAGTTCCTGGCCCAGGCCGCCGGTCCGCAACCGGTCCGGCGCCTTCTCCCCGCACGCACTCCTGGCCCGGGTGGTTCTGCTGTTCCAGCGGCTGCTCGGCGTCTGGCCCGGCCTGCCCGGGCGGCCGGACGTCGTCCACTGCGCGCGCGACCGGCCGACGAAGCTTCAGCCGGTCGCCGGGGGCTTCGGGGTGACAACGGCGCCCTGGCGGCTGCCGCCGGTGCTGCCCCTGGGATGA
- a CDS encoding MarR family winged helix-turn-helix transcriptional regulator: protein MSDADDDLRPPARLQALTSWQANKVSTIGARTTARHMPLTARSDFAVLAALEEYGALSQADLGRRLGLDRNDVSGIVGRLQAGGHVDRRVDPANRRRNLVTIQAGLRYLEQIQLNADRAQDELLSALDADERTRLHALLAKVLTAHTPQSA, encoded by the coding sequence ATGAGCGACGCCGACGACGACCTGCGGCCCCCGGCGCGACTGCAGGCGCTCACCAGCTGGCAGGCGAACAAGGTCTCCACGATCGGGGCCAGGACGACCGCCCGGCACATGCCGTTGACGGCGCGCTCCGACTTCGCCGTGCTCGCCGCGCTGGAGGAGTACGGCGCACTGAGCCAGGCCGACCTCGGCAGGCGGCTGGGCCTGGACCGCAACGACGTCAGCGGCATCGTCGGCCGGCTCCAGGCCGGCGGCCACGTGGACCGCCGGGTCGACCCCGCCAACCGCCGCAGGAACCTCGTCACCATCCAGGCCGGCCTGCGCTACCTGGAGCAGATCCAGCTCAACGCGGACAGGGCCCAGGACGAACTGCTGTCGGCCCTGGACGCGGACGAGCGCACCCGCCTGCACGCGCTCCTGGCGAAGGTCCTCACGGCGCACACGCCGCAGTCCGCATAG
- a CDS encoding cysteine hydrolase family protein — protein sequence MPLSTIDPTPALIVVDLQKGVTARPEMKPVLDNSVSLASAFRERGFPVVLVTVDGGAPGRTDAHQAADGRGSRQRPADYAELAPELGPQPGDLRITKQRWGAFTGTDLDRYLREHDVTQVVVTGVATSIGVESTARSAHELGYHVVLATDAMTDANPDAHANSISRIFPRMGETAATAEILTALH from the coding sequence GTGCCCCTCTCCACCATCGACCCCACCCCGGCCCTGATCGTCGTCGACCTGCAAAAGGGTGTGACCGCGCGGCCAGAGATGAAGCCGGTTCTGGACAACTCGGTCTCCCTGGCCTCAGCCTTCCGCGAACGCGGCTTCCCTGTCGTGCTGGTCACCGTCGACGGCGGCGCGCCAGGACGAACCGACGCGCACCAGGCCGCCGACGGCCGGGGCTCGCGGCAGCGCCCGGCCGACTATGCCGAACTCGCCCCCGAGCTGGGCCCCCAGCCCGGGGATCTGCGCATCACCAAGCAGCGCTGGGGCGCGTTCACCGGCACCGATCTTGACCGGTACCTGCGTGAGCACGATGTCACCCAGGTCGTCGTCACCGGGGTGGCTACCAGCATCGGCGTCGAATCCACCGCGCGCTCAGCGCACGAACTCGGCTACCACGTCGTGCTCGCCACCGATGCCATGACCGACGCGAACCCCGACGCCCACGCCAACAGCATCTCGCGGATCTTCCCCCGCATGGGCGAGACCGCCGCCACCGCCGAAATCCTCACCGCCCTGCACTGA
- a CDS encoding MarR family winged helix-turn-helix transcriptional regulator gives MQDADIERLRNQLKLLQHRMRREALPVAGLSRSATRVLGAAARSAQTRPGDLTDRLQMTTSNIAAALRELEAAGLVFRERDEQDRRKVRVVLTPQGQDVVAQSRRERDSWLGQAIETVLDPEEQDLLLRAGNLLQRIAGYEPPQS, from the coding sequence ATGCAGGATGCGGATATCGAACGACTACGCAATCAGCTCAAGCTGCTCCAGCACCGGATGCGCCGAGAGGCGCTTCCGGTCGCCGGACTCTCTCGGAGTGCGACCCGCGTGCTGGGTGCGGCGGCGCGCTCGGCGCAGACCCGGCCGGGCGATCTCACCGACCGGTTGCAGATGACCACCTCGAACATCGCCGCGGCCCTGCGGGAGCTCGAGGCGGCCGGACTGGTCTTTCGCGAACGGGACGAGCAGGACCGCCGGAAGGTCCGCGTCGTCCTGACACCCCAGGGCCAGGACGTGGTCGCACAAAGCCGGCGCGAACGCGACTCCTGGCTCGGCCAGGCCATCGAGACGGTCCTCGACCCCGAAGAGCAGGACCTTCTACTGCGGGCCGGGAACTTGCTCCAACGCATCGCCGGATACGAGCCACCCCAGTCCTGA
- a CDS encoding ABC transporter ATP-binding protein: MTSAIITSPVLRLADVSHTYYGQRRKTTVLKSIDCTFERGTFYAILGPSGSGKTTLLSLASGLDTPTSGAITFDGKDLTALGLGRYRNKHAATIFQQYNLLPYMTALQNVTTAMEITGTKPATGSRKAHALQLLEKVGLDRAMATRNVLQLSGGQQQRVAITRALACDVDILFADEPTGSLDEDTAQGIIDTFRELAHEQGKCVVVVTHSQQLAAQSDHVLHLRKGKLTGQANAR, translated from the coding sequence ATGACCAGCGCCATCATCACCTCACCGGTCCTGCGTCTCGCTGACGTCAGCCACACCTACTACGGCCAGCGCCGCAAAACCACCGTCCTCAAGAGCATCGACTGCACCTTCGAACGCGGCACCTTTTACGCCATCCTGGGCCCTTCCGGCAGTGGCAAAACCACCCTGCTCAGTCTCGCCAGCGGCCTCGACACCCCCACCTCCGGCGCGATCACCTTCGACGGCAAGGACCTCACCGCCCTGGGCCTGGGCCGCTACCGCAACAAGCACGCCGCCACGATCTTCCAGCAGTACAACCTCCTCCCCTACATGACGGCCCTCCAGAACGTCACCACCGCCATGGAAATCACCGGCACCAAACCAGCGACCGGAAGCCGAAAGGCCCACGCGCTGCAACTGCTTGAGAAGGTCGGCCTCGACAGGGCAATGGCCACCCGCAATGTGCTGCAGCTCTCCGGCGGCCAGCAGCAGCGCGTCGCCATCACTCGTGCCCTCGCGTGCGATGTCGACATCCTCTTCGCCGACGAACCCACCGGAAGCCTCGACGAGGACACCGCCCAGGGCATCATCGACACCTTCCGCGAACTCGCCCACGAACAGGGCAAATGCGTGGTCGTTGTCACTCACTCCCAACAACTGGCCGCCCAGTCCGACCACGTTCTCCACCTGCGCAAGGGCAAGCTCACGGGCCAGGCGAACGCTCGATAG
- a CDS encoding Kelch repeat-containing protein, with the protein MPLARAEVGAAALDGRLYVVGGTLQRDNAAPVWKSDVVTSYDPRTDRWSSHAPLPRPLTHVGVAALDGRLYAFGGFTDAVHLNPQPVAYVYHPARDRWSRLPDMPQKLGSVAVAAVDGKLHLIGGRESTSVVTTPDPPVSMGFGTVNSHFVYDPRRRQWSTAQPLPGEPRDHAGIAVLGCDIHVFGGRVADVTDNLTRHDVYHTGTGRWTTAAPLPAPRSAGAAVVLNGRIVYAGGECSSAGATFGDVAVYDPESDIWSAGSPLPQSRHGFGAGALRGRAYFAAGSPTCGGGASKDTLELHLG; encoded by the coding sequence ATGCCGCTGGCCCGTGCCGAGGTCGGGGCCGCCGCGCTCGACGGCCGCCTGTATGTCGTCGGCGGCACCCTCCAGCGTGACAACGCGGCACCGGTGTGGAAATCGGATGTGGTCACCAGCTACGATCCGCGCACTGACCGGTGGTCGTCACACGCACCGCTGCCACGCCCGCTCACCCACGTCGGGGTGGCCGCCCTCGACGGAAGACTGTACGCCTTCGGCGGGTTCACCGACGCGGTGCACCTGAACCCGCAACCGGTGGCCTATGTCTACCACCCGGCCAGGGACCGGTGGAGCCGGCTGCCCGACATGCCCCAGAAGCTCGGATCGGTCGCTGTCGCCGCCGTGGACGGCAAGCTCCACCTCATCGGCGGGCGTGAATCCACGTCGGTCGTCACGACTCCGGACCCCCCGGTCTCAATGGGATTCGGCACGGTGAACAGCCATTTCGTGTACGACCCACGACGGCGTCAATGGTCCACCGCACAGCCGCTGCCCGGCGAACCTCGCGATCACGCAGGCATCGCGGTCCTCGGCTGCGACATCCACGTGTTCGGCGGCAGGGTGGCCGACGTGACCGACAATTTGACCCGCCACGACGTCTACCACACCGGCACGGGCCGCTGGACCACGGCGGCACCGCTTCCGGCACCCCGGTCGGCCGGGGCCGCGGTCGTCCTCAACGGTCGCATTGTCTACGCCGGAGGCGAATGCAGCTCCGCTGGAGCCACCTTCGGCGACGTGGCCGTCTACGACCCAGAGTCCGACATCTGGTCCGCCGGGAGCCCCCTGCCCCAGAGCCGACACGGATTCGGCGCCGGCGCGCTGCGCGGCCGCGCCTATTTCGCCGCAGGCTCCCCCACCTGCGGTGGCGGCGCCTCAAAGGACACGCTGGAGCTGCATCTGGGGTAG